In one window of Aphidius gifuensis isolate YNYX2018 linkage group LG4, ASM1490517v1, whole genome shotgun sequence DNA:
- the LOC122855249 gene encoding uncharacterized protein LOC122855249, translating into METVEINTQWPDKFMSTSQQEVETATEVSPHGLKRSARAVSPITSEDEFTSDSSDDDDDDDDDDDDVDYNALSQEELILVLELEKDYETRLKENDEYKFEERQTRIKHMQFLFGTQPELEKIAKDWQNKLIDSNLTKYLFTNATRDRRKTSLEDLKCIVNLCGSSLTTLNIYKYCSSSIMPLIKSNCLNLKELILHFHTIEDQDFENCFSNMPKLKVLMIRLKCENLTIPMTLAKSLEQVCETLKTFSIQDELCSPDSSVSVISPSTEALMTVIANMKNIKQLTVNLDPHGITDEFLINLVKNAKKINHLSLRGTYITDAGIIALNNAEQLKYFSIDLFNEKSANKLITDQSLECLSNEKLIHLTFSHCVNVTNKGVIAIAKKLPNLRSLFVGNTKVTDEIRKEIEELKTSGKTNIFVLPLCDKWL; encoded by the exons ATGGAGACAGTCGAAATTAATACACAATGGCCTGATAAATTCATGTCAACTTCGCAACAAGAA gtTGAAACAGCAACTGAAGTAAGTCCACATGGGCTTAAACGTAGTGCACGTGCTGTATCACCCATAACATCTGAAGATGAATTTACAAGTGATAGTagcgatgatgatgatgatgatgatgatgatgatgatgatgttgattatAATGCTCTTTCACAGGAAGAGCTTATTCTTGTTCTTGAATTGGAAAAAGATTATGAAACAAGACTAAAGGAGAATGACGAGTATAAATTTGAAGAGCGTCAGACACGCATAAAGCACATGCAGTTTCTATTTGGTACTCAACCAGAActtgaaaaaa ttgcCAAGGATTGGCAAAATAAGTTGATTGattcaaatttaacaaaatactTATTTACTAATGCTACCAGGGATAGACGTAAAACAAGCCTTGAAGATTTGAAATGTATTGTCAATCTCTGTGGAAGTAGCTTGACAACtctgaatatttataaatattgttcttCTTCAATAATGCCATTGATCAAGTCTAATTGTTTAAATCTTAAAGAACTGATCTTGCACTTTCACACAATAGAGGatcaagattttgaaaattgtttttctaataTGCCTAAACTTAAAGTACTGATGATTCGATTAAAATGTGAAAATTTAACTATACCAATGACTTTAGCTAAGTCATTAGAACAAGTTTGTGAAACCTTGAAAACGTTTTCAATTCAGGATGAACTTTGCTCACCAGATTCATCAGTTTCA GTAATTTCTCCATCAACTGAAGCTTTAATGACTGTCATTGCTAATATGAAAAACATCAAACAGTTAACTGTTAATTTAGATCCGCATGGTATTACAGATGAATTCTTGATAAATCTTGTCAAgaatgctaaaaaaataaaccatttaaGTTTAAGGGGTACATATATTACTGATGCGGGTATAATAGCACTTAATAATGCAgaacaattaaaatactttAGTATTGACTTATTTAACGAAAAATcagcaaataaattaatcactGACCAATCACTTGAATGTCTATCCAACGAGAAATTAATACACTTGACTTTTTCACATTGCGTTAACGTCACTAATAAAGGAGTAATTGCAATTGCTAAAAAGTTACCAAATTTGCGATCTTTGTTTGTTGGTAATACAAAAGTAACTGATGAAATTCGCAAagaaattgaagaattaaaaacatctggtaaaacaaatatattcgTATTACCATTATGTGATAAGTGGCTATAA